A part of Pseudomonas sp. MYb118 genomic DNA contains:
- a CDS encoding phage terminase large subunit family protein produces MTTEFPDGDRAYREAYFRGLRPDPDLWIDEWADEFMRIPRDTGAPEPGQYRTDRTPYAREPMRCLSPAHPCRRVITMVASQLMKTQIALNWMGGLIHMAPSNILALLPSLSLSKRVSGRISKTIKATPELAKRVAASRSRDARNTMDTKEFEGGALYVTTAGSAANLSELSARYIYGDEVDRWENDVGQEGDPIVLAETRATNFGRNAKIYFSSSPTIKGASRIADLFESSDQRYFYVPCPSCGHMQVLEWEQLLYSNDYRTVHYQCAAPECDVLIEEHHKTDMLARGEWRAHGSGDGKTVGFHLNALYSPIGWKDWSSLAEEFEDAKKAQAKGDMGLMQVFYNTRLAKVWDSAQEQTKAEVLIARARLENYTLGSMPVGVLMLTGAVDVQANRLELMVMGFGVGMERWVVDHQVIWGDPADERTWEVLDEKLKARYRHPCGVALAILATGVDSGGHHTDEVYQFCRVRRWRNVFALKGASKPGKPVIAQRPSMVDVTWKGQTERGGAELWFVGTDTAKDWIYNRYAFEHGPGSLHFANDLPDEFFAQCVAERKVARYVKGYKRIEWVKGKAERNEALDLMVYCLAMAHYLGINRYQEHDWERVRQALAQSGLFDDVLGVKPVQGERVNADETPAPVAARQSLPAPPPATPVAQSRPDAPLQRRSSTSGYLKRR; encoded by the coding sequence ATGACCACGGAATTTCCTGACGGTGACCGTGCGTACCGTGAGGCGTATTTCCGTGGGCTACGTCCTGACCCAGACCTCTGGATCGACGAGTGGGCCGACGAGTTCATGCGCATCCCACGAGACACCGGCGCCCCTGAGCCCGGCCAGTACCGTACTGATCGGACACCGTACGCTCGCGAGCCCATGCGTTGCTTGTCACCGGCTCACCCGTGCCGGCGAGTCATCACCATGGTGGCCTCGCAGCTGATGAAAACCCAGATCGCATTGAACTGGATGGGTGGCCTGATCCACATGGCACCGTCCAACATCCTGGCGCTGTTGCCCAGTCTGAGCCTGTCTAAGCGGGTTTCTGGACGGATCAGCAAGACGATCAAGGCCACCCCGGAACTGGCGAAACGTGTGGCGGCCAGCCGCTCGCGGGATGCCCGCAACACCATGGATACAAAGGAGTTTGAGGGCGGCGCCTTGTACGTCACCACGGCGGGCTCTGCGGCCAACCTGTCGGAGTTGTCGGCCCGTTACATCTACGGCGATGAGGTAGACCGCTGGGAGAACGATGTGGGTCAGGAAGGTGATCCCATCGTGCTGGCGGAGACGCGGGCCACCAACTTCGGTCGCAACGCCAAGATCTACTTCTCCAGCTCGCCGACGATCAAGGGTGCCTCGCGCATCGCGGACTTGTTCGAATCCAGTGATCAGCGTTACTTCTACGTGCCATGCCCATCCTGCGGACACATGCAGGTGCTGGAATGGGAGCAGCTGCTCTACAGCAATGACTACCGCACGGTTCACTACCAGTGCGCGGCGCCTGAATGTGACGTCCTGATCGAGGAGCATCACAAGACCGACATGCTCGCCCGTGGCGAGTGGCGTGCCCATGGCAGCGGCGATGGCAAGACGGTGGGTTTCCACCTGAATGCCCTCTACTCGCCGATTGGTTGGAAGGACTGGTCTTCGCTTGCCGAGGAGTTCGAAGACGCCAAGAAGGCCCAGGCCAAGGGCGACATGGGCCTGATGCAGGTTTTCTATAACACCCGGCTCGCTAAGGTGTGGGACAGCGCGCAAGAGCAGACCAAGGCTGAAGTGCTGATCGCGCGGGCACGACTGGAGAACTACACCCTGGGCAGTATGCCGGTGGGCGTGCTGATGCTGACCGGCGCCGTCGACGTCCAGGCAAACCGCCTGGAGCTGATGGTGATGGGTTTTGGTGTTGGGATGGAACGCTGGGTGGTCGATCACCAGGTGATCTGGGGCGACCCTGCCGATGAACGTACCTGGGAGGTGTTGGACGAAAAGCTGAAGGCTCGATATCGGCATCCCTGCGGTGTTGCCTTGGCGATCCTGGCGACGGGCGTCGACTCTGGCGGTCACCACACCGATGAGGTGTACCAGTTCTGCCGCGTGCGGCGCTGGCGCAATGTGTTCGCGCTCAAGGGGGCGAGCAAGCCCGGTAAGCCGGTGATCGCTCAGCGGCCATCCATGGTTGATGTGACGTGGAAAGGGCAGACCGAGCGCGGCGGCGCCGAGCTTTGGTTTGTCGGTACCGACACCGCGAAGGACTGGATCTACAACCGCTACGCCTTCGAGCACGGACCCGGCTCTCTGCACTTTGCCAACGACCTACCGGACGAGTTCTTCGCCCAGTGCGTGGCCGAGCGCAAGGTCGCGCGGTACGTCAAAGGCTACAAGCGTATCGAGTGGGTCAAGGGAAAGGCCGAGCGCAACGAAGCGCTCGATCTGATGGTGTACTGCCTGGCGATGGCGCATTACCTGGGCATCAACCGATACCAGGAACACGACTGGGAGCGGGTACGCCAAGCGCTGGCTCAATCCGGTTTGTTCGACGATGTGTTGGGCGTCAAGCCCGTACAAGGCGAGCGCGTCAATGCTGACGAAACACCTGCACCGGTTGCGGCGCGTCAGTCGCTACCTGCGCCGCCACCTGCAACGCCTGTGGCCCAATCGCGACCCGATGCACCACTACAACGCCGCAGCTCCACCAGCGGTTACCTGAAGAGACGCTGA
- a CDS encoding phage head-tail joining protein, translating into MSFTQKHLDAVEAAIARGEKVVRYTDRTVEYRTVDELLKAREEIRTSLSSAAGPRSRAVRLYHGGKGL; encoded by the coding sequence ATGTCATTTACCCAGAAGCACCTCGACGCGGTTGAGGCTGCCATCGCACGCGGTGAAAAAGTCGTGCGGTACACCGATCGTACCGTGGAATACCGCACTGTTGACGAGCTGCTCAAGGCGCGTGAAGAAATTCGCACCTCCTTGAGCAGTGCCGCCGGACCGCGTTCACGGGCGGTTCGGCTATACCACGGAGGCAAAGGACTCTAA
- a CDS encoding phage portal protein, which translates to MARYPTLTRNGFVLPSNIKASYEGAGEGRRSTGWDAPDNGINSINTPALRNLRSRSRAAVRNDPYAYNVIDKRVSNLIGTGITPRPKTDDEALRKLLQELWDDWVDESDADERTDFNGQQALVARTVETSGECFVRLRPRSLNEGLAVPLQLQILAPEFVPHDKYESTKSGNVIRAGIEFTPGGKRVAYWMYLSHPRDASSLNAGYNQLVRVPATQVLHIFEPVEPGQLRGVPRLSPVLKRLRSLDNYDDAVLFRQEVANLFAGFISRPPPESGPVPRDPVTGQPLTLDRDGFTPMVALEPGTMQELGPGEEVEFSKPPDAGNNYPDFMRQQLMAAAAGTGTPYEILTGDMREVNDRALRVVLNEFRRRLEQLQFTVYVHQLCRPVRAAWMDMAVLSGALELDDYAQRRRVYLRTRWVPQGWAYIQPVQDVQARRMEVQAGFASRSEMVLRTGYDAETVDAENAADLARATTLGLNYNTLDAVVLTDDTKEQP; encoded by the coding sequence ATGGCTCGCTATCCGACGCTGACCCGTAACGGATTCGTGTTGCCGTCGAACATCAAGGCCAGTTACGAAGGCGCCGGCGAGGGCCGTCGGTCCACTGGCTGGGATGCTCCCGACAACGGGATCAACAGCATCAATACACCGGCGCTGCGCAACCTGCGCTCACGCTCTCGGGCTGCGGTGCGTAATGACCCCTATGCCTACAACGTGATCGACAAGCGCGTCAGCAACTTGATCGGTACCGGCATCACGCCTAGGCCCAAGACAGACGACGAAGCGCTGCGCAAACTGCTGCAGGAGCTTTGGGACGACTGGGTCGATGAATCGGACGCCGATGAGCGCACCGACTTCAACGGTCAACAGGCGCTGGTGGCGCGCACGGTGGAAACCTCCGGCGAGTGCTTTGTTCGACTGCGACCTCGAAGCCTGAACGAAGGGCTGGCGGTGCCGCTGCAACTACAGATCCTGGCGCCGGAATTCGTACCGCACGACAAGTATGAGTCCACTAAAAGCGGCAACGTAATTCGTGCCGGCATTGAGTTCACGCCGGGCGGCAAGCGAGTGGCGTACTGGATGTACTTGTCACACCCGCGTGACGCTTCTTCATTGAACGCCGGTTACAACCAGTTGGTAAGGGTACCGGCCACGCAGGTGCTGCACATCTTTGAGCCAGTCGAACCGGGTCAACTGCGCGGCGTGCCGCGCTTGTCGCCGGTGCTCAAGCGCTTGCGCAGTCTGGACAATTACGATGACGCGGTGTTGTTCCGCCAGGAGGTGGCCAACCTCTTCGCCGGCTTCATCAGCCGACCGCCGCCGGAGTCTGGGCCCGTGCCGCGAGATCCGGTGACCGGCCAACCGTTGACCCTTGATCGTGACGGCTTCACGCCGATGGTGGCGCTTGAACCCGGCACCATGCAGGAGCTGGGGCCAGGTGAAGAAGTCGAATTCTCCAAGCCCCCGGATGCGGGCAACAACTATCCCGACTTCATGCGTCAGCAGCTGATGGCGGCTGCCGCGGGAACAGGCACGCCCTACGAGATCCTCACCGGCGACATGCGTGAGGTCAACGATCGGGCTTTGCGGGTTGTGCTCAACGAGTTTCGCCGCCGGCTGGAACAGCTGCAATTCACCGTTTACGTGCACCAGCTTTGCCGTCCGGTACGCGCCGCCTGGATGGACATGGCGGTGCTGTCGGGTGCCCTGGAGCTGGACGACTACGCCCAGCGTCGCCGCGTATACCTGCGCACCCGCTGGGTGCCACAAGGCTGGGCCTACATCCAGCCAGTGCAAGACGTACAGGCCCGACGGATGGAAGTGCAGGCGGGATTCGCTTCTCGCAGCGAAATGGTACTGCGCACCGGTTACGACGCGGAAACGGTTGATGCGGAAAACGCCGCCGACCTGGCCCGGGCCACCACTCTTGGCCTCAATTACAACACTCTCGACGCAGTCGTCCTCACCGACGACACCAAGGAGCAACCATGA
- a CDS encoding head maturation protease, ClpP-related — protein sequence MSKNKRPRIYNRAGQQVPVQDKTWYALHASGEAAERVIEVFVYGEIGTWGITANQFVQDLRAMDDGVSPVIAAFNSIGGDLFDGLAMHNALSRLGERCTGRIDALAASAASVAVCGAHRVVIASNAMLMIHNPWTYAAGDAEDFRKVADVLDQTMEAIIAAYKAKAPDIDEFELRRLVAAETWLTANEALALGLADEIGDGVTVKACLGQGAVLQRYQHAPAELLAQLDEPPEPDQELEPVDPPQTPHVVDAAKLALMITQRCAESGISNLVAPVLSSTKLESEAIVEAGLARAKAINDLCVAARLPEFSAEFVSAGLDAAAVRARLFDKIVGSGKGFEIDSSLPLDDDPPPKVQAKKIDQPSIWSARQSAHTGKSGARK from the coding sequence ATGAGCAAGAACAAGCGCCCGCGCATTTACAACCGCGCCGGCCAACAGGTGCCGGTGCAGGACAAAACCTGGTACGCGCTGCACGCCAGCGGCGAGGCCGCCGAGCGCGTGATCGAGGTCTTCGTCTACGGCGAGATTGGTACCTGGGGCATCACCGCCAATCAGTTCGTACAGGATCTGCGCGCGATGGACGACGGCGTCTCGCCGGTTATCGCGGCATTCAACAGCATTGGCGGTGACCTGTTCGATGGCCTGGCCATGCACAACGCGCTTTCCCGATTGGGCGAACGCTGCACCGGCCGGATTGATGCACTGGCCGCCAGTGCTGCCAGCGTGGCGGTATGCGGTGCTCACCGCGTGGTGATCGCCTCCAACGCCATGTTGATGATTCACAACCCGTGGACCTATGCGGCGGGGGATGCTGAAGACTTCCGAAAGGTGGCCGACGTGCTCGACCAGACCATGGAAGCGATCATCGCGGCCTACAAGGCCAAGGCGCCGGACATTGATGAGTTCGAGTTGCGGCGACTAGTCGCCGCTGAAACCTGGCTCACTGCCAACGAAGCGTTGGCCTTGGGCCTGGCGGATGAGATCGGCGACGGCGTCACGGTCAAAGCATGTCTCGGCCAGGGCGCCGTGCTGCAGCGCTACCAACACGCGCCGGCCGAATTGTTGGCTCAGCTGGATGAGCCGCCCGAGCCGGATCAGGAATTGGAACCGGTGGATCCGCCGCAAACGCCTCACGTGGTCGACGCCGCTAAGCTGGCATTGATGATCACTCAACGCTGCGCCGAATCGGGGATCAGCAACCTGGTCGCACCGGTGCTGAGTTCCACGAAGCTTGAAAGCGAAGCGATCGTCGAGGCCGGTTTGGCCCGAGCGAAAGCAATCAACGATCTCTGTGTCGCAGCACGCCTGCCCGAGTTCAGTGCTGAGTTTGTATCTGCCGGCCTGGACGCCGCAGCAGTGCGTGCACGGCTTTTCGACAAGATTGTTGGCAGTGGCAAAGGGTTCGAAATCGACAGCAGTTTGCCGCTCGATGACGATCCTCCGCCCAAGGTTCAAGCCAAAAAAATTGATCAACCCTCAATCTGGTCGGCACGCCAATCGGCACATACCGGCAAATCAGGAGCCAGAAAATGA
- a CDS encoding head decoration protein has protein sequence MTIQREPMHAGEFLLSEGAGTISREAINVAAGPALEPGQILGLVSLTGEFSPYEPTAEDGSEIAVAILYGPLGESDVVRRGRAVVRLAEVSEAHLTGLDPAAEKALAAHHLIVR, from the coding sequence ATGACTATTCAACGAGAGCCGATGCACGCGGGTGAGTTCCTCCTCTCCGAAGGCGCCGGCACCATTTCCCGCGAGGCCATCAACGTGGCCGCTGGCCCCGCGTTGGAGCCAGGCCAGATCCTCGGTCTGGTCAGCCTGACGGGCGAGTTTTCCCCATACGAGCCGACCGCCGAGGACGGTAGCGAGATTGCCGTGGCGATCCTGTACGGCCCGCTGGGCGAATCGGATGTTGTCCGTCGTGGCCGCGCGGTGGTGCGCCTGGCCGAAGTCAGTGAAGCGCATCTGACCGGCCTGGACCCTGCTGCAGAGAAAGCCTTGGCGGCTCACCACCTGATCGTTCGTTAA
- a CDS encoding major capsid protein yields MADIAIFNDDAFSVSSLTAAINEQEYMPGRISSLGLFQEEGITTLTVQIEKDGDTLALVPAGERGTSGLVVAGTKRTMIPFNTVHLPQRFAIKSDEIQGIRAFGTRSELQAVQDVVNKRLAKARRQLDATHEFQRMGALNGQILDADGSTVLLDIYKTFGVSRKKMSMGLNSADTELRVKCGEALDLQEDALGSVTSTGSRALCGKNFWNKLIVHKSVKETYLNSQQAAALRGDARESFEFGGIVWERYRGKIAGVTFVHDDKALLIPEGVPDLYISVFAPADYMETVNTEGVPYYSKIEPLPFNKGMAGEAQSNPLHLCTRPLAQILLEL; encoded by the coding sequence ATGGCTGACATTGCAATTTTTAACGATGACGCGTTCTCGGTTTCTTCGCTGACCGCCGCCATCAACGAACAGGAATACATGCCGGGCCGGATCAGCAGCCTCGGCCTGTTCCAGGAAGAGGGCATCACCACCCTGACCGTGCAGATCGAGAAGGACGGTGACACCCTCGCGTTGGTGCCTGCCGGTGAGCGTGGTACCTCTGGCCTGGTGGTCGCCGGTACCAAGCGCACCATGATCCCGTTCAACACCGTGCACCTGCCTCAACGCTTCGCCATCAAGTCCGACGAGATCCAGGGTATCCGCGCCTTCGGTACGCGGTCGGAGTTGCAGGCCGTGCAGGACGTGGTGAATAAGCGCCTGGCCAAAGCACGCCGGCAGCTCGATGCTACCCACGAGTTCCAGCGCATGGGCGCGTTGAACGGCCAAATCCTGGACGCGGACGGGTCCACGGTGTTGCTGGACATCTACAAAACTTTCGGCGTGAGCCGCAAAAAGATGTCCATGGGCCTCAACAGTGCCGATACGGAACTGCGGGTCAAATGCGGTGAGGCATTGGATCTGCAGGAAGATGCACTCGGCAGCGTCACCAGCACCGGCTCCCGTGCGCTGTGTGGCAAAAACTTCTGGAACAAGCTGATCGTCCACAAGTCGGTCAAGGAGACCTACCTCAACAGTCAGCAGGCGGCGGCGTTGCGTGGCGATGCCCGTGAGAGTTTCGAGTTCGGCGGCATCGTGTGGGAGCGTTATCGCGGCAAGATTGCCGGCGTGACCTTTGTCCACGACGACAAGGCATTGCTGATTCCTGAAGGTGTGCCTGACCTGTACATCTCCGTGTTTGCGCCGGCCGATTACATGGAAACGGTCAATACCGAAGGTGTGCCGTACTACAGCAAAATCGAACCGTTGCCGTTCAACAAGGGCATGGCCGGCGAAGCACAGTCGAACCCACTGCACCTGTGCACCCGTCCGCTGGCTCAGATCCTGCTGGAGCTCTGA